The genomic window AATTAGAAGCGCGAAAGCGAGCCATTGATATGCTTAAACTTGTCGGTTTGCCTCGTGCTGAGGAGATCATTGATGAATATCCGCATCAGCTATCAGGAGGCATGCGGCAGCGCGTGATGATTGCGATGGCGATGGTGTGCAATCCATCTTTATTAATTGCAGACGAGCCAACGACTGCTTTAGACGTGACGATTCAGGCACAAATTTTACATTTGATGAAACAGTTAAACGAACAATTCGGCACAGCGATTATGATGATCACACACGATTTAGGAGTCGTGGCTGAAATGTGTCATCGCGTCGTTGTTATGTATGCGGGAAAAATCATTGAAGAAGGGGATGTTCAAACGATTTTTCGAAATCCAAAACATCCATATACGATTGGACTTATTCGTTCTGTTCCAGATATTCGGGAAAGAAAAGCACGTTTATATTCTATTCCAGGAAGCGTACCGAAGCCGGGCTCGATTAAACAAGGTTGTCGTTTTGCGGCAAGATGCGAGCAAGCATTTGAGCGGTGCTTTTCCCAAAATCCTGATTTATACGAAGTAGAACAAGGCCATCGCGCGCGTTGTTTTTTGTATACAAAGGAGGAAAACGTCATCCATGAACGAACCGTTACTACAAGTTAAAGGGTTAAAAAAATATTTTCCGATTACGGCAGGTTTATTTAATAAACAAATTGGTCAAGTGAAAGCGGTCGATGATTTATCGTTCGTTGTTTACAGAGGAGAAACGCTAGGCATTGTCGGGGAGAGCGGCTGCGGAAAATCGACGACGGGGCGTATGCTTATGCGGCTTATTGAGCCAACGGAAGGATCTATTTTATTTGAAAAGGAAGAAGTGACAAAACTATCGCCCCAACAATTAAGAAAAGTGCGTCGCGATATGCAAATGATTTTTCAAGACCCGTTTGCATCGCTTAATCCGCGCCATACAGTAGAAAAAATTTTAGAAGAACCGCTGATCGTCCATGGAATTGGGTCAAAGGAAGAGCGACGAAAAAAGGTGCGGGAGATGTTAGAAGTTGTTGGATTAAGTAGCTATCATGCGAAACGTTATCCGCATCAATTTAGCGGAGGACAACGGCAACGTATCGGTATCGCTCGCGCATTGATGACGAAACCGAAGCTCATTATCGCGGATGAGCCCGTTTCAGCACTAGATGTGTCCATTCAGGCACAAGTGCTTAACTTACTAGAAGATTTACAAAAAGAGTTTGGTTTGACATATATTTTTATCGCTCACGACCTTGGTGTCGTGCGTCATATTAGCGATCGTGTTGGCGTCATGTATTTAGGACGAATGGTTGAACTCGCTAGCAGCGAAGAGCTATATCGCCATCCGAAACATCCGTACACAAAAGCGTTGCTTGAAGCTGTTCCGATTCCAGATCCGGAATATAAAAAAGAAAAGCAACTGCTTACCGGGGATTTACCGAGTCCATCAAATCCACCAACGGGTTGCGCTTTTCATACACGATGTCAAGCATGTATGGATATTTGTAAAACGACAAAACCAGAATGGAAAGAAGTTGGAAATGGGCATTACGTCGCCTGCCATCTTTATACATAAAGATGGCTAGGTGATGAAATATATATTATTCACTAAGGGGGAAAAGAAATGAAGAAAAAATGGTTATTAACCATGCTTATGTTTCTTCTTGTAGCAGCGACTGCACTTGCAGGTTGCGGCAAGTCGGAACAAACAGGTGGAGGCAAAACGGAAGAAGCTGAAAAGCAAACGACGCTCGTCTATGGACGCGGCGGTGACTCTGTTGGGTTAGACCCAGCAACAGTGACAGATGGTGAATCGTTTAAAGTAACAAAAAACATTTTTGACACACTTCTAGACTATAACGATGGTGATACAACGATTCAACCAGCATTAGCGAAAGAATGGACGATTTCTGACGATGGCTTAACGTACACGTTCAAGCTTCGTGAAGGTGTAAAATTCCATGACGGAACAGATTTTAACGCAGAAGCTGTTGTATTTAACTTTGAACGTTGGGCAAATGGGAATGCAGATACGTTCCCTTATTATGGCTCAATGTTTGGTGGATACAAAAATGATGAAGGGCATGTCATTAAAGAAGTAAAAGCGTTAGATGAACATACGGTGCAGTTCGTTTTAAAACGTCCGCAAGCGCCATTCTTAAAAAATCTTGCGATGGTACCGTTTGCGATCGCTAGCCCTGAAGCAATTAAAAAATATGGCGACAAATTCGGTGAAAATCCTGTTGGAACAGGTCCATTTGTCTTTAAAGAGTGGAAGCGCAATGAACGCATCGTGCTTGAGAAAAATAAGGAATATTGGTTAGAAGGTCATCCAAAACTTGATAAGTTAATTTTCGTATCGATTCCAGACAACTCTGCACGCCTCAATGCGTTGTTAAAAGGCGAGATTGATATTATGGAAGATTTGAATCCTTCTGATTTAGCTCAAGTAGAAGGAAATAAAGATTTCCAAGTGTTTAAACGTCCTTCGATGAACGTCGGTTATGTCGGATTAACTGTTACACGCGGTCCATTAGGCAATAAACTCGTTCGTCAAGCGTTGAATCATGCGGTAGATAAACAAGCGATTATTGATGCGTTTTATGCAGGTCAAGCACAACCGGCGAAAAACCCATTACCGCCAAGCATTCCTGGCTACAACGACGCGATTCAAGACTATCCGTATGATTTAGAAAAAGCAAAACAATTACTTGCAGAAGCTGGTTATCCAAACGGCTTTGAAATGGAATTATGGGCGATGCCTGTTCCACGTCCATACATGCCAGATGGACAAAAAGTAGCCGAAGCGTTACAAGCAAGCTTCGCAAAAATTGGCGTAAAAGCAAAAATCGTTACGTATGAATGGGCGACATACTTAGATAAAGTGGCAAAAGGAGAAGCAGACGCCTTCTTGCTCGGTTGGACGGGCGATAACGGTGATGCAGACAACTTCTTATATGCGTTGCTTGATAAAGATAGCATTGGCAGCAACAACTACACGTACTATGCAAACGATGAGTTACACAACATTTTAATCGAAGCACAAACAGTTAGCGATGAAAACAAACGAAACGAATTGTACAAAAAAGCACAAGAAATTATTAAAGAAGACGCACCATGGATTCCGCTCGTACACTCAACACCGTTATTAGCAGGTAAGGCAAACATTGATGGATTTAATCCGCATCCGACTGGAACGGATAAATTTACAAAAGTACAGTTTAAATAACATTTGTGTTGAGGGAGGGGAGGGAATCCTCTCCCTTTCCATCATGTCAGAAAGGAGTGAAACGTAT from Anoxybacillus gonensis includes these protein-coding regions:
- a CDS encoding ABC transporter ATP-binding protein, with translation MGDEAILRVKSLKTCFFTDEGEVPAVDGVDFYINKGEILGVVGESGCGKSVTSLSIMGLLPKGIGKITDGEIWFKHENIVLASEKRMKEIRGNEIAMIFQEPMTSLNPLFTIGNQMIEAIRIHEKISKLEARKRAIDMLKLVGLPRAEEIIDEYPHQLSGGMRQRVMIAMAMVCNPSLLIADEPTTALDVTIQAQILHLMKQLNEQFGTAIMMITHDLGVVAEMCHRVVVMYAGKIIEEGDVQTIFRNPKHPYTIGLIRSVPDIRERKARLYSIPGSVPKPGSIKQGCRFAARCEQAFERCFSQNPDLYEVEQGHRARCFLYTKEENVIHERTVTTS
- a CDS encoding ABC transporter ATP-binding protein, whose protein sequence is MNEPLLQVKGLKKYFPITAGLFNKQIGQVKAVDDLSFVVYRGETLGIVGESGCGKSTTGRMLMRLIEPTEGSILFEKEEVTKLSPQQLRKVRRDMQMIFQDPFASLNPRHTVEKILEEPLIVHGIGSKEERRKKVREMLEVVGLSSYHAKRYPHQFSGGQRQRIGIARALMTKPKLIIADEPVSALDVSIQAQVLNLLEDLQKEFGLTYIFIAHDLGVVRHISDRVGVMYLGRMVELASSEELYRHPKHPYTKALLEAVPIPDPEYKKEKQLLTGDLPSPSNPPTGCAFHTRCQACMDICKTTKPEWKEVGNGHYVACHLYT
- a CDS encoding ABC transporter substrate-binding protein codes for the protein MKKKWLLTMLMFLLVAATALAGCGKSEQTGGGKTEEAEKQTTLVYGRGGDSVGLDPATVTDGESFKVTKNIFDTLLDYNDGDTTIQPALAKEWTISDDGLTYTFKLREGVKFHDGTDFNAEAVVFNFERWANGNADTFPYYGSMFGGYKNDEGHVIKEVKALDEHTVQFVLKRPQAPFLKNLAMVPFAIASPEAIKKYGDKFGENPVGTGPFVFKEWKRNERIVLEKNKEYWLEGHPKLDKLIFVSIPDNSARLNALLKGEIDIMEDLNPSDLAQVEGNKDFQVFKRPSMNVGYVGLTVTRGPLGNKLVRQALNHAVDKQAIIDAFYAGQAQPAKNPLPPSIPGYNDAIQDYPYDLEKAKQLLAEAGYPNGFEMELWAMPVPRPYMPDGQKVAEALQASFAKIGVKAKIVTYEWATYLDKVAKGEADAFLLGWTGDNGDADNFLYALLDKDSIGSNNYTYYANDELHNILIEAQTVSDENKRNELYKKAQEIIKEDAPWIPLVHSTPLLAGKANIDGFNPHPTGTDKFTKVQFK